In Streptomyces durocortorensis, a genomic segment contains:
- a CDS encoding class F sortase, translating to MGRDYAGGERTRRVPWGAVALVMLTGLALMRNGTEFGEAGPPQPAAAASLDLSQDAPVPQAEGEPVQPLPYAPASRVKISSINVDAPIVDVNLDAGGWIDAPPAEDPNLAGWYQNGIAPGQRGTAVVVGHVDNNSGPAVFYGLGSLQKGHRVEVTRYDGRVGIFEVYGVEVFSKNNFPGPRVYGDTGHAELRVITCGGGYSKAGGYDGNVVVFARLVDTR from the coding sequence ATGGGCCGGGACTACGCCGGTGGCGAGCGGACCAGACGTGTGCCCTGGGGTGCGGTCGCCCTGGTGATGCTCACCGGCCTCGCCCTCATGCGCAACGGCACGGAGTTCGGGGAGGCGGGCCCGCCCCAGCCCGCCGCCGCCGCCTCGCTGGATCTGAGCCAGGACGCCCCGGTGCCGCAGGCCGAGGGCGAGCCGGTGCAACCGCTGCCCTACGCCCCGGCCTCGCGCGTGAAGATCTCGTCGATCAACGTCGACGCCCCCATCGTCGATGTGAACCTGGACGCGGGCGGCTGGATCGACGCCCCGCCCGCCGAGGACCCCAACCTCGCCGGTTGGTACCAGAACGGCATCGCCCCCGGCCAGCGCGGCACCGCCGTGGTCGTCGGCCATGTCGACAACAACTCGGGCCCCGCCGTCTTCTACGGCCTCGGCTCGCTCCAGAAGGGGCACCGCGTCGAGGTCACCCGCTACGACGGCCGGGTCGGGATCTTCGAGGTGTACGGGGTCGAGGTCTTCTCCAAGAACAACTTCCCCGGCCCCCGGGTCTACGGCGACACCGGCCACGCGGAGCTGCGGGTCATCACCTGCGGAGGCGGCTACTCGAAGGCGGGCGGCTACGACGGGAACGTGGTGGTCTTCGCCCGGCTGGTCGACACCCGCTGA
- a CDS encoding polysaccharide deacetylase family protein, which yields MRSDHTGPERRTLLRVALGLGTATALHLVVADPASTPTRPARAAGTPPAAAAGPPAGVRGRPSPYRLEPMTARTPPRFRPARPPVRTRPFEHLPDLGHSMVLSFDDGPDPLYTPDILNTLRKHRVRAMFFVCGEMADANRDLLREMADDGHVVGNHSWSHPLIPELSRAAIRDELGRTSEVVEATLGTPPLWYRAPYGAWNRNSFEIGAELGMEPMAWTVDTLDWKEPGTGTIVRRVLEGAAPGVVVLSHDAGGDRSQSVAALRRYLPRLLDSGYRITVPHRV from the coding sequence ATGAGAAGTGATCACACCGGACCCGAGCGCCGCACCCTGCTGAGAGTCGCCCTCGGCCTCGGAACGGCCACCGCCCTGCACCTGGTCGTCGCCGACCCGGCGTCGACGCCCACCCGCCCCGCACGGGCCGCCGGAACCCCGCCCGCCGCCGCGGCGGGACCCCCGGCAGGCGTCCGCGGCAGGCCCTCCCCGTACCGGCTGGAACCCATGACGGCGAGGACGCCGCCCCGGTTCAGACCGGCCCGGCCGCCGGTGCGCACCCGGCCCTTCGAGCACCTCCCCGACCTCGGGCACTCGATGGTCCTCAGCTTCGACGACGGCCCCGATCCGCTGTACACCCCGGACATCCTGAACACCCTGCGCAAGCACCGGGTCCGCGCGATGTTCTTCGTCTGCGGCGAGATGGCGGACGCCAACCGGGACCTGCTGCGCGAGATGGCGGACGACGGCCATGTGGTGGGGAACCACTCCTGGTCGCACCCGCTGATCCCGGAGCTGTCCCGCGCCGCGATCCGCGACGAGCTCGGACGCACCAGCGAGGTGGTCGAGGCGACGCTCGGGACACCGCCGCTCTGGTACCGCGCGCCGTACGGTGCGTGGAACCGCAACTCGTTCGAGATCGGGGCCGAGTTGGGCATGGAGCCCATGGCCTGGACCGTGGACACCCTCGACTGGAAGGAGCCGGGGACGGGCACGATCGTGCGCCGGGTGCTGGAAGGGGCGGCGCCGGGCGTGGTCGTCCTCTCGCACGACGCGGGCGGCGACCGCTCGCAGAGCGTCGCGGCCCTGCGCCGCTACCTGCCCCGGCTGCTCGACTCCGGATATCGCATCACGGTGCCGCACCGGGTCTGA
- a CDS encoding SCO0930 family lipoprotein has protein sequence MNTWRNASLAVTAAALLTLTTACGQENGAASPNGQSVGNAAPAQQPAESGYGSAGGGYGSGADADAAETKEAGQLGVRDSKKLGKVLTDSEGFTLYRFDKDTANPPKSNCDGECAAIWPVVGAGNAVAAAGTDDELLGEVTRADGTKQLTIDGWPMYRYAKDTAPGQVNGQGVGGTWFASAPDGKKAAVNADSAGAGAAEPADPAGLSVRKDPKLGDIVVDGRGMTVYRFTKDSAWPMKTACTGDCLKKWPVVAPVAKSEVDGVTTKGFVTFDRPDGIKQQTIDCWPIYTFAGDSKPGDTNGQGVGGTWYAVSPDSKLVGAAK, from the coding sequence ATGAACACCTGGCGCAACGCCTCGCTCGCGGTCACCGCCGCGGCCCTGTTGACGCTCACGACGGCGTGCGGTCAGGAGAACGGCGCGGCCTCGCCCAACGGACAGTCCGTCGGCAACGCGGCCCCGGCCCAGCAGCCCGCGGAGAGCGGGTACGGTTCGGCCGGCGGCGGCTACGGCTCCGGGGCCGACGCGGACGCCGCGGAAACGAAGGAAGCCGGTCAACTCGGTGTGCGGGACAGCAAGAAGCTCGGGAAGGTGCTCACCGACAGCGAGGGCTTCACGCTCTACCGCTTCGACAAGGACACCGCGAACCCGCCCAAGTCGAACTGCGACGGCGAGTGCGCGGCGATCTGGCCCGTGGTGGGCGCGGGCAACGCCGTGGCCGCCGCGGGCACCGACGACGAACTGCTCGGGGAGGTCACCCGGGCCGACGGCACCAAGCAACTCACCATCGACGGGTGGCCGATGTACCGGTACGCGAAGGACACCGCACCGGGTCAGGTCAACGGGCAGGGGGTCGGCGGGACCTGGTTCGCCTCGGCCCCCGACGGAAAGAAGGCGGCGGTCAACGCCGACAGCGCGGGCGCGGGCGCCGCCGAGCCCGCCGACCCCGCGGGGCTCTCGGTCCGCAAGGACCCGAAACTCGGCGACATCGTGGTGGACGGCCGCGGTATGACCGTTTACCGGTTCACCAAGGACTCCGCATGGCCGATGAAGACGGCGTGCACGGGCGACTGCCTCAAGAAGTGGCCGGTAGTCGCTCCCGTGGCCAAAAGCGAGGTGGACGGAGTGACGACGAAGGGATTCGTCACCTTCGACCGCCCTGACGGTATCAAGCAGCAGACCATCGACTGCTGGCCGATCTATACGTTCGCCGGTGACTCGAAGCCCGGCGACACCAACGGCCAAGGAGTCGGCGGCACCTGGTATGCCGTTTCCCCCGATTCGAAACTCGTCGGTGCCGCCAAGTAA
- a CDS encoding bestrophin-like domain — protein MSEWLVLSIAMASACAVVLTIAVLNNRRIGDDDDPSETPDVIEYMTMMIGVVYAIVLGLAIAGVWEGRSAAQESVRLEAQALHEVQARASVYPAEVRDRIRADVDAYVAHVVDVEWKVMSERGGLTERGTQLLDRVRADVTDYEPQTDHEGQAYQPLVDQVAAADDARSSRGQNAGATMPGVVWFGLIIGALVTVGLIFTLQIRRTFRELLLAGLFSALIAFLLFLIWDFDAPFGRGVSATATPFFDLFPDATR, from the coding sequence ATGTCCGAATGGCTCGTACTGAGCATTGCCATGGCGTCAGCCTGCGCGGTCGTCCTCACGATCGCCGTCCTGAACAACCGGCGGATCGGGGATGACGACGACCCGTCCGAGACGCCCGACGTCATCGAGTACATGACGATGATGATCGGCGTGGTCTACGCGATCGTCCTGGGCCTGGCCATCGCCGGGGTGTGGGAGGGCCGCAGCGCCGCCCAGGAGTCCGTGCGCCTGGAGGCGCAGGCGCTGCACGAGGTACAGGCGCGCGCCTCCGTCTACCCGGCCGAGGTCCGCGACCGCATCCGGGCGGACGTGGACGCCTACGTCGCCCACGTCGTCGACGTCGAGTGGAAGGTGATGTCCGAGCGGGGCGGACTCACCGAACGCGGCACACAGCTGCTGGACCGGGTGCGGGCCGACGTCACCGACTACGAGCCGCAGACCGACCACGAGGGGCAGGCCTACCAGCCGCTGGTCGACCAGGTGGCGGCGGCAGACGACGCCCGCAGCTCACGGGGGCAGAACGCCGGGGCGACGATGCCCGGGGTGGTCTGGTTCGGCCTGATCATCGGGGCGCTGGTGACCGTCGGGCTGATCTTCACCCTCCAGATCCGCAGAACGTTCCGCGAACTGCTGCTGGCAGGCCTCTTCAGCGCGCTGATCGCCTTCCTGCTCTTCCTGATCTGGGACTTCGACGCGCCCTTCGGCCGGGGTGTCTCGGCGACCGCGACACCGTTCTTCGACCTCTTTCCGGACGCCACCCGCTGA
- a CDS encoding universal stress protein, with the protein MTEQQPHQFERGTDGPKVIVAGLDGSDPSMRAAAYAAGLARRQNAMLALVYVQPVLTASAALGVPMGDATAEVAEDLVTEIREATERFRDAWDVRWEFHTFRGDPYNGLVTAADELKADAVVVGASESAGHRFVGSVAVRLVKAGRWPVTVVP; encoded by the coding sequence GTGACAGAGCAGCAGCCTCATCAGTTCGAACGCGGCACGGACGGCCCCAAGGTGATCGTCGCGGGGCTCGACGGCTCCGACCCGTCGATGCGTGCGGCCGCCTACGCCGCCGGACTCGCCCGGCGGCAGAACGCCATGCTGGCCCTGGTCTACGTGCAGCCGGTGCTGACCGCGAGCGCGGCGCTGGGTGTGCCGATGGGCGATGCGACGGCCGAGGTGGCAGAGGACCTGGTCACCGAGATCCGCGAGGCGACGGAGCGCTTCCGGGACGCGTGGGACGTGCGGTGGGAGTTCCACACCTTCCGGGGCGACCCCTACAACGGGCTCGTGACGGCGGCCGACGAGCTGAAGGCGGACGCGGTGGTGGTCGGGGCGTCGGAGTCGGCGGGGCACCGCTTCGTCGGCTCCGTGGCGGTGCGCCTGGTGAAGGCGGGGCGCTGGCCGGTCACCGTAGTGCCGTGA
- a CDS encoding CapA family protein, whose protein sequence is MTQRIRPGAVAALALLLAAATGCTGQQPPAAAPSTPAAARGAAGQDAHGPRPFTLIAAGDILPHSSVIDRAAADSGGRGYDFTPMLAGVAPVVSAADLAICHMETVYGKEGGPYTGYPNFKSPPEVATALRTTGYDSCSTASNHTLDDGAEGIRRTLGALDKAGIRHAGSARTAAEAARPTILPAGPGKGAAKVAHLAYTYGTNDIPLPAGRPWAVNLIDERKIIEEARAARRAGADVVVLSAHWGTEWQDEPDAEQLQLAQRLTASTDGGRPDIDLIIGTHAHVPQAYEKVNGTWVVYGMGDQIAGAMINYEGAQDPRGNQGSMGRFTFAPPAKPGERWTVKKAEFVPQWYDTVTGRAVNLNVSLDQGAGHLREVRDRIRTVVLGRGAEADGLLMGK, encoded by the coding sequence ATGACGCAGCGCATCCGACCGGGCGCCGTGGCCGCCCTCGCCCTCCTGCTCGCCGCGGCCACCGGCTGCACCGGGCAGCAGCCCCCCGCCGCCGCACCCAGCACACCCGCCGCGGCCCGGGGTGCGGCCGGCCAGGACGCCCACGGGCCCCGCCCCTTCACCCTCATCGCCGCGGGCGACATCCTGCCGCACTCCTCCGTCATCGACCGCGCCGCCGCCGACTCGGGCGGCCGGGGCTACGACTTCACCCCCATGCTGGCGGGCGTCGCCCCGGTCGTCTCGGCGGCGGACCTGGCCATCTGCCACATGGAGACCGTGTACGGGAAGGAGGGCGGCCCCTACACCGGTTACCCGAACTTCAAGTCGCCGCCCGAGGTCGCCACCGCCCTGCGCACCACCGGCTACGACTCCTGCTCCACCGCCTCCAACCACACCCTCGACGACGGGGCCGAGGGCATCCGGCGGACCCTCGGGGCGCTGGACAAGGCGGGCATCCGGCACGCCGGGTCCGCCCGCACGGCCGCCGAGGCCGCCCGGCCCACGATCCTGCCCGCCGGGCCGGGCAAGGGCGCGGCCAAGGTCGCCCACCTCGCGTACACCTACGGCACCAACGACATCCCGCTGCCGGCGGGCCGCCCCTGGGCGGTCAACCTGATCGACGAGCGGAAGATCATCGAGGAGGCCCGGGCGGCCCGCCGGGCGGGCGCCGACGTCGTCGTGCTCTCCGCGCACTGGGGCACCGAATGGCAGGACGAACCGGATGCCGAGCAGCTTCAACTCGCCCAGCGGCTCACCGCCTCCACCGACGGGGGCCGCCCCGACATCGACCTGATCATCGGCACCCACGCCCATGTCCCGCAGGCGTACGAGAAGGTCAACGGCACCTGGGTCGTCTACGGCATGGGCGACCAGATCGCCGGGGCGATGATCAACTACGAGGGCGCCCAGGACCCGCGCGGCAATCAGGGCTCGATGGGGCGCTTCACCTTCGCGCCGCCCGCGAAGCCCGGCGAGCGCTGGACCGTGAAGAAGGCCGAGTTCGTACCGCAGTGGTACGACACCGTCACCGGACGCGCCGTCAACCTCAACGTCTCCCTGGACCAGGGGGCCGGGCATCTGCGCGAGGTCCGCGACCGCATCCGCACCGTCGTCCTCGGCCGGGGTGCGGAGGCGGACGGGCTCCTCATGGGCAAGTAG